Proteins found in one Streptomyces sp. NBC_00461 genomic segment:
- the gap gene encoding type I glyceraldehyde-3-phosphate dehydrogenase gives MTRIAINGFGRIGRNVLRALLERDSDLEIVAVNDLTEPATLARLLAYDSTAGRLGRPVSVDGNTLVVDGRRITVLAEREPAQLPWAELGVDLVLEATGRFTSAKAARAHLDAGAKKVLVSAPSDGADVTLAYGVNTDAYDPELHTIVSNASCTTNALAPLAAVLDELAGIEHGFMTTVHAYTQEQNLQDGPHRDPRRARAAGVNIVPTTTGAAKAIGHVLPGLDGKLSGDSIRVPVPVGSIVELNTTVARDVTREDVLAAYRAAADGPLAGVLEYSDDPLVSSDITGNPASSIFDSALTRVDGRHVKVVAWYDNEWGFSNRVIDTLELLAAR, from the coding sequence ATGACTCGCATCGCCATCAACGGTTTCGGTCGCATCGGCCGCAATGTGCTGCGCGCCCTGTTGGAGCGCGACAGCGACCTGGAGATCGTCGCCGTCAACGACCTCACCGAGCCCGCCACCCTCGCCCGGCTCCTCGCCTACGACTCGACGGCCGGCCGGCTCGGCCGCCCGGTGAGCGTCGACGGGAACACGCTCGTCGTCGACGGCCGACGCATCACGGTGCTCGCCGAGCGCGAGCCGGCGCAGCTGCCGTGGGCCGAACTCGGCGTCGACCTCGTGCTGGAGGCGACCGGCCGCTTCACGTCGGCCAAGGCCGCCCGCGCCCACCTCGACGCGGGCGCGAAGAAGGTCCTCGTCAGCGCGCCGTCGGACGGCGCCGACGTGACCCTCGCGTACGGGGTCAACACCGACGCCTACGACCCGGAACTGCACACGATCGTCTCGAACGCCTCCTGCACCACCAACGCGCTCGCGCCGCTCGCCGCGGTCCTCGACGAACTCGCCGGCATCGAGCACGGCTTCATGACCACGGTGCACGCCTACACGCAGGAGCAGAACCTCCAGGACGGCCCGCACCGCGACCCCCGCCGTGCCCGCGCCGCCGGCGTCAACATCGTGCCGACCACGACCGGCGCCGCCAAGGCGATCGGCCACGTGCTGCCCGGCCTCGACGGCAAGCTGTCGGGCGACTCGATCCGGGTACCGGTTCCGGTGGGCTCGATCGTCGAGCTCAACACGACCGTCGCCCGCGACGTGACGCGTGAGGACGTGCTGGCGGCCTACCGTGCCGCCGCGGACGGCCCGTTGGCCGGTGTCCTCGAGTACTCCGACGACCCGCTGGTGTCGTCCGACATCACCGGCAACCCGGCCTCGTCGATCTTCGACTCGGCCCTCACCCGCGTCGACGGCCGCCACGTCAAGGTCGTCGCCTGGTACGACAACGAGTGGGGCTTCTCCAACCGAGTGATCGACACGCTGGAACTCCTCGCCGCCCGCTGA
- a CDS encoding MFS transporter codes for MPSVSSAVSDSGRPVPPSLWRDGDFRRLWVGQTVSQLGEHASLVVLPLFAVLTLHAGAGQLGVLRAVGQVPILLLSLFVGAWVDGWRTRTVMVLADVGRTLVLGVAATAGLLGRLGLSALFVVAFAVGALSVFFDVAYQASLVRLVKRDQLVRGNSALEGSRSAAQIGGPPLGGALVSLASAPIAAAVGALFFALSFLSIRRIRRREPVPETSRRPSRVGRRIQEGLRFVAGDASLRTVCLASAAFQFSFAATMTVYLLFLPRELHLSPAAVGLALAATGPGALLGSMLAARLPCRFGHGAVLVSAAALGDGVFLCVPALHGSATVTVPALLAANFLFGTGSQLVTVTVMAVRQAVTPDGMQGRAAATITFVGMGLTPFGSLLGGFLAQEWGPRTGLLVTAAGMLLSPVLMALSPLARLGRVLPGR; via the coding sequence ATGCCGTCCGTCTCCTCCGCCGTGTCCGATTCCGGCCGGCCTGTTCCGCCCAGCCTGTGGCGGGACGGCGACTTCCGCAGGCTGTGGGTGGGCCAGACGGTCTCCCAACTCGGCGAACACGCGAGTCTGGTGGTGCTGCCGCTGTTCGCGGTCCTGACGCTCCACGCAGGCGCCGGCCAGTTGGGCGTCCTGCGCGCGGTGGGGCAGGTGCCGATCCTGCTGCTCTCGCTCTTCGTCGGCGCATGGGTGGACGGATGGCGAACCCGCACGGTGATGGTGCTGGCGGATGTGGGCCGGACCCTGGTGCTGGGCGTCGCCGCCACGGCCGGTCTTCTCGGCCGGCTCGGGCTGTCGGCGCTGTTCGTGGTCGCGTTCGCCGTCGGGGCTCTGTCCGTGTTCTTCGACGTGGCCTACCAGGCGTCTCTGGTACGGCTGGTGAAACGCGATCAGCTGGTACGGGGCAACAGCGCGCTGGAGGGCAGCCGGTCCGCGGCGCAGATCGGCGGACCCCCTCTCGGCGGTGCGCTGGTGTCACTGGCGTCCGCGCCGATCGCTGCGGCCGTCGGCGCACTGTTCTTCGCGCTGTCGTTCCTGTCGATCCGGCGGATCCGTCGCCGTGAACCGGTGCCGGAGACCTCGCGACGACCCTCTCGGGTAGGGCGGCGGATCCAGGAGGGCCTGCGTTTCGTCGCGGGCGACGCCTCGCTGCGGACGGTGTGTCTCGCCTCGGCCGCGTTCCAGTTCTCCTTCGCGGCCACGATGACCGTCTATCTGCTCTTCCTGCCGCGGGAGCTGCACCTATCCCCCGCCGCTGTCGGGCTGGCGCTCGCGGCGACGGGACCGGGAGCGCTCCTTGGCTCGATGCTGGCCGCCCGGCTGCCGTGCCGGTTCGGGCACGGCGCGGTGCTCGTGTCAGCGGCAGCGCTCGGCGACGGTGTGTTCCTGTGCGTGCCCGCGCTGCACGGCTCCGCCACGGTGACGGTTCCGGCGCTGCTGGCGGCCAACTTCCTGTTCGGTACCGGCAGTCAGTTGGTGACCGTGACCGTGATGGCCGTACGGCAGGCCGTGACTCCGGACGGAATGCAGGGCCGTGCCGCGGCGACGATCACGTTCGTCGGCATGGGCCTGACCCCGTTCGGCTCCCTGCTGGGCGGATTCCTCGCGCAGGAGTGGGGGCCACGTACCGGCCTGCTGGTGACAGCGGCGGGCATGCTGCTGTCACCCGTGCTCATGGCTCTGTCTCCGCTCGCCCGCCTGGGACGGGTGTTGCCGGGCCGATGA
- a CDS encoding LacI family DNA-binding transcriptional regulator: MTSTVRTGSGEARRRTLAEIADEAGVSVSTVSKVLHNRSDVSAETRAKVQRLLEKHGYLARPRAAATAAPPGGLIDLVINELDSPWAVELIRGAEDVLHEAGMGLVVSATHGRQKRARQWLDSLATRPTRGAILVVPELAPEQQADLAGLGIPYALVAPVDEPAPGIPWVGATNWPGGLAATRHLIELGHRRIAVISGPERRLTSRARVDGYRSALTEAGLPFDPELVRYGDFTHSLAHQHALDLLALADRPTAIFAGSDHQALGTYRAAAERGLRIPDDVSVVGFDDLPFADWVTPRLTTMRTPIADMTALAARMVLRLLSGQEPETTRVEVATELVVRESSGPPPAR; this comes from the coding sequence ATGACGTCAACGGTCCGGACAGGATCCGGCGAAGCGAGGCGGCGCACGCTGGCCGAAATCGCCGATGAGGCAGGGGTTTCGGTCTCCACCGTCTCCAAGGTGCTCCACAACAGATCCGATGTATCGGCCGAGACTCGGGCCAAGGTGCAGCGCCTGCTGGAGAAGCACGGCTATCTCGCGCGGCCGCGCGCCGCAGCCACCGCGGCACCGCCCGGCGGGCTGATCGATCTCGTCATCAACGAGCTGGACAGCCCCTGGGCGGTGGAGCTGATCCGGGGCGCCGAGGACGTGCTGCACGAAGCGGGCATGGGGCTGGTGGTCTCGGCGACGCACGGGCGGCAGAAGCGGGCGCGGCAGTGGCTGGACTCGCTGGCCACGCGCCCCACCCGCGGCGCGATCCTGGTCGTACCCGAACTCGCTCCGGAGCAGCAGGCCGACCTCGCCGGTCTCGGGATCCCGTACGCCCTGGTCGCGCCGGTCGACGAGCCCGCGCCCGGCATTCCGTGGGTGGGGGCGACCAACTGGCCCGGCGGGCTTGCCGCGACACGCCATCTCATCGAGCTCGGCCACCGGCGCATCGCCGTCATCAGCGGCCCGGAGCGCCGGCTGACCTCGCGTGCCCGCGTGGACGGCTACCGTTCGGCGCTGACGGAGGCCGGGCTCCCCTTCGACCCGGAGCTGGTCCGCTACGGCGACTTCACCCACTCTCTCGCCCATCAACACGCCCTGGATCTCCTGGCGTTGGCCGACCGTCCCACGGCGATCTTCGCGGGCAGCGACCATCAGGCACTGGGCACCTACCGGGCGGCGGCCGAGCGCGGGTTGCGCATTCCGGACGACGTCAGTGTGGTCGGCTTCGACGACCTGCCGTTCGCGGACTGGGTGACGCCCCGTCTGACGACCATGCGGACGCCCATAGCCGACATGACGGCGCTGGCCGCCCGCATGGTGCTGCGGCTGCTGTCGGGACAGGAGCCGGAGACGACGCGGGTGGAGGTGGCCACGGAGCTGGTGGTGCGGGAGAGCAGCGGGCCGCCACCGGCCAGGTAG
- a CDS encoding discoidin domain-containing protein, which yields MERRRPGRRHLPVLATVAALLAFPVQAQAAGQGRIYHVAPWGRDHAYGSPSKPLRTIGDCLSRVRPGDTCLIHRGTYREQVTPPSGTKDAPINLAAYGDGPVTVDGTEPVAGWKDAGGGLVAADTNLPTDPEFNAVFLDNGRAAEGRWPNSGSDPLNTTWAEADSTSTDQHIDDTDLPDADWAGATVHLWAGSNPWAQQTGTVTAGSPGKLDFKGGNHRCPPLCMGNQNYRNYYLVGSKAALDQPGEWYYDTSAHRLYLVPPKGGMANHTVTAKHRLWGVDLSNASYVTVRGIDLWGTSLRTGRMSTGVVVDALHATYISEFSTLPMPPDGDLAIPPSEGHIVASRILDSGVQILGTGNTLENSEISQSAGDGVLVRGTGNTVTGNYVHDVGWMGSYTPGIEINGNDHTVTHNTVRRTGRASIDTAWQLNGTEFHGNRIAYNDLSEAMRTSRDGSPLYVCCSLDGTGTSVDHNSSHDADGQVGFYVDNYSGHFLLHHNVAWNTGTRGTFFNGHTGPSIANQDHNSSYGVGINGNSTLLSGATDASGSYFSNIVGPMPVSATGTGDPRPVVRSNLITDKAGYTDPVNGELWLTDVSPAIDTGETLDGITTEVRGTAPDIGAYEHGEPIWSTGCDLPGCQQRVRHGAWTAAASDGSDAFAAVDGDINTRWTAAAAQAPGQFLTVDLGEPKTVGRLSLDAGRDTSGQPYGFSVSVSRDGTHWSGSLARVSGRSFTQDAAFPARTARFVRITLTASGPVPWVVNDLRLYSDGPDASATLQAEQATSMHRAARTTATTGVLGSGDWIAFRRAAVHGDHLTVRLASTCTTGCALQLRLDTPRGPVAATLPVHATGATTWQEQSVTLPHRETGVHTLYIVAKGGPRVASLDWLTIRP from the coding sequence ATGGAGAGACGGCGTCCGGGCCGGAGGCATCTGCCGGTACTGGCCACGGTGGCAGCGCTGTTGGCCTTCCCCGTACAGGCGCAGGCAGCGGGCCAGGGCCGCATCTACCATGTCGCCCCCTGGGGCAGAGACCACGCGTACGGCTCCCCGTCGAAGCCCCTGCGCACCATCGGCGACTGCCTCTCCCGCGTTCGCCCGGGCGACACCTGCCTCATCCACCGCGGCACCTACCGCGAGCAGGTGACCCCGCCCTCCGGTACGAAGGACGCCCCGATCAACCTCGCCGCGTACGGCGACGGCCCGGTGACCGTCGACGGGACCGAGCCGGTGGCCGGCTGGAAGGACGCCGGCGGCGGACTGGTCGCCGCCGACACGAACCTGCCGACGGACCCCGAGTTCAACGCGGTGTTCCTGGACAACGGGCGTGCGGCGGAAGGCCGTTGGCCCAACTCCGGCTCCGATCCGCTCAACACCACCTGGGCCGAGGCCGACTCCACCTCCACCGACCAGCACATCGACGACACCGACCTGCCGGACGCGGACTGGGCCGGCGCGACCGTGCACCTGTGGGCGGGCTCCAACCCCTGGGCCCAGCAGACCGGCACGGTCACCGCCGGCTCGCCCGGCAAGCTGGACTTCAAGGGCGGCAACCACCGCTGCCCGCCCCTGTGCATGGGCAACCAGAACTACCGCAACTACTACCTCGTGGGCTCCAAGGCCGCCCTCGACCAGCCGGGGGAGTGGTACTACGACACATCCGCCCACCGGCTCTACCTCGTCCCGCCCAAGGGCGGCATGGCCAACCACACGGTGACCGCCAAACACCGCCTGTGGGGAGTGGACCTGTCCAACGCCTCGTACGTCACCGTCCGCGGAATCGACCTGTGGGGCACCTCCCTGCGAACGGGCAGGATGAGTACGGGAGTTGTGGTCGACGCACTGCATGCCACGTACATCTCGGAGTTCTCCACGCTCCCCATGCCGCCGGACGGCGACCTCGCGATCCCGCCCTCCGAGGGGCACATCGTGGCCTCCCGCATCCTCGACTCCGGTGTGCAGATCCTCGGCACCGGCAACACCCTGGAGAACAGCGAGATCTCGCAGTCCGCCGGCGACGGTGTCCTGGTGCGCGGCACCGGCAACACGGTCACCGGCAACTACGTCCACGACGTCGGCTGGATGGGCAGCTACACACCCGGCATCGAGATCAACGGCAACGACCACACGGTCACGCACAACACGGTCCGCCGCACAGGCCGCGCCTCCATCGACACGGCCTGGCAGCTCAACGGCACCGAGTTCCACGGCAACCGCATCGCCTACAACGACCTGTCCGAGGCGATGCGCACCTCCCGCGACGGCTCACCCCTGTACGTCTGCTGCAGCCTGGACGGCACCGGCACCTCCGTGGACCACAACAGCTCGCACGACGCCGACGGCCAGGTCGGCTTCTACGTCGACAACTACTCGGGCCACTTCCTCCTGCACCACAACGTCGCCTGGAACACCGGCACGCGAGGCACCTTCTTCAACGGCCACACCGGCCCGAGCATCGCCAACCAGGACCACAACTCCAGCTACGGCGTGGGCATCAACGGCAACTCCACGCTGCTGAGCGGCGCCACCGACGCCTCCGGCTCGTACTTCAGCAACATCGTCGGACCCATGCCGGTCAGTGCGACCGGGACCGGCGACCCGCGGCCGGTGGTCCGCTCCAACCTCATCACCGACAAAGCCGGCTACACGGACCCCGTCAACGGTGAGCTGTGGCTCACCGACGTCTCACCCGCGATCGACACCGGTGAGACGCTCGACGGCATCACCACCGAAGTCCGCGGCACGGCTCCCGACATCGGTGCCTACGAACACGGCGAGCCGATCTGGTCGACGGGCTGCGACCTCCCCGGCTGCCAACAGCGCGTCCGGCACGGCGCCTGGACCGCGGCCGCGAGCGACGGCTCCGACGCCTTCGCCGCCGTCGACGGAGACATCAACACCCGCTGGACGGCCGCCGCCGCGCAGGCCCCCGGCCAGTTCCTGACGGTCGACCTGGGCGAGCCGAAGACCGTCGGCCGACTCTCGCTCGACGCGGGCCGCGACACCAGCGGACAGCCGTACGGCTTCTCGGTGTCGGTGAGCCGCGACGGCACGCACTGGAGCGGGAGCCTCGCCCGGGTCTCCGGCCGGTCCTTCACTCAGGACGCTGCCTTCCCCGCCCGGACGGCCCGGTTCGTCCGCATCACCCTCACCGCGAGCGGCCCCGTCCCCTGGGTGGTCAACGACCTGCGTCTGTACAGCGACGGGCCCGATGCCTCCGCCACGCTCCAGGCCGAACAGGCGACTTCCATGCACCGGGCGGCACGCACCACGGCCACCACCGGGGTGCTGGGCTCCGGGGACTGGATCGCCTTCCGTCGCGCGGCCGTGCACGGCGACCACCTCACCGTACGGCTCGCCTCCACCTGCACCACCGGCTGCGCGCTCCAACTCCGGCTCGACACCCCGCGCGGCCCGGTGGCCGCGACCCTCCCCGTGCACGCGACCGGCGCCACCACCTGGCAGGAGCAGTCGGTCACCCTGCCCCACCGCGAGACCGGTGTCCACACCCTCTACATCGTCGCGAAGGGCGGCCCTCGCGTCGCGTCCCTCGACTGGCTGACGATCCGGCCATGA
- a CDS encoding alpha/beta hydrolase family protein yields the protein MQTRRSVILSAAAAVALSAVPARASSAVSAASRKAGPVRLTLPAPSGPHPVGTVSLHLVDASRSDPWITAQPYRELMIGIRYPARAVGGYPAAPQMLPGEATGFAALNSFTDVPGNRVDWSATRTHAHEGAPVDRGMGPLPVVCYSPGAGDPRSLGTTLCDDLASRGYAVVTVDHTYDASAVQFPGGRVESSVLPAEFDKAYPDPGRIKALLQKTLAVRVADIRFVLDELPRALPGALRGMLDFGHIGMFGQSAGGFTALQAMHDDSRIAAAADLDGVLAYVQEDDTVGNLSTVAADGVDRPFLLIGKDGNDLSTVPSWDALWRNSRGWHRGLSLRGAEHATYTDAEALVPQIARQLGLPRKTVVENIGTIMPRHAIAAERACLAAFFDRWLRGRDDDGLLDGSSARYPEARFF from the coding sequence ATGCAGACCCGTCGCTCTGTCATCCTGTCGGCCGCTGCCGCCGTCGCCCTGTCCGCCGTCCCGGCACGCGCCTCGTCCGCCGTCTCCGCCGCATCGCGCAAGGCCGGGCCGGTGCGGCTGACGTTGCCCGCGCCCAGCGGACCGCACCCGGTGGGGACGGTCTCGCTGCACCTGGTCGATGCGTCGCGGTCCGATCCTTGGATCACCGCGCAGCCGTACCGGGAACTCATGATCGGCATCCGCTATCCGGCGCGAGCCGTCGGCGGCTACCCGGCCGCTCCACAGATGCTCCCCGGCGAGGCCACCGGATTCGCCGCCTTGAACAGTTTCACCGATGTGCCCGGCAACCGGGTCGACTGGTCGGCCACGCGTACCCATGCCCACGAAGGCGCCCCTGTCGATCGGGGCATGGGCCCGCTCCCCGTCGTCTGCTACTCGCCGGGTGCCGGTGACCCGCGTTCCCTGGGCACCACGCTCTGCGACGACCTCGCCTCCCGGGGGTACGCCGTGGTGACCGTCGATCACACCTACGACGCCTCGGCCGTCCAGTTTCCCGGCGGCCGTGTCGAAAGCTCCGTGCTGCCGGCAGAGTTCGACAAGGCCTACCCGGACCCGGGGCGCATCAAGGCGCTGCTGCAGAAGACGCTCGCCGTGCGGGTGGCCGACATCCGCTTCGTCCTCGACGAACTGCCCCGTGCGCTCCCCGGGGCGCTGCGCGGCATGCTGGACTTCGGCCACATCGGCATGTTCGGCCAGTCGGCAGGTGGCTTCACCGCCCTGCAGGCCATGCACGACGATTCGCGCATCGCGGCGGCGGCCGATCTCGACGGGGTTCTCGCGTACGTCCAGGAGGACGACACCGTCGGCAACCTCTCCACCGTTGCCGCCGACGGCGTCGACCGCCCCTTCCTGCTGATCGGCAAGGACGGCAACGACCTGAGCACGGTGCCGTCCTGGGACGCCCTGTGGCGGAACAGCCGCGGCTGGCACCGGGGCCTGAGCCTGCGAGGTGCGGAACACGCGACGTACACCGACGCCGAGGCGCTCGTCCCGCAGATCGCCCGTCAGCTGGGACTTCCGCGGAAGACCGTCGTCGAGAACATCGGCACGATCATGCCGAGGCATGCGATCGCCGCCGAACGCGCCTGTCTCGCCGCCTTCTTCGACCGCTGGCTGCGCGGCCGGGACGACGACGGCCTGTTGGACGGGTCGTCGGCTCGATATCCAGAGGCCCGCTTCTTCTGA
- a CDS encoding methyltransferase family protein — protein sequence MEPLRSALVVVTDVCFLVFVVSWIAGAVHFGAKSQAGLHGWVRGLRRTLPRRVLLIAGVYVLFTLVGHSRGFWRHLQYWQPELALLGGLLAIASTALLLWARWVLGTMWASVPTVQEHHELRTDGPYRLVRHPIYTGLLGLLLGATLACGFGVWTAFLAVAVPWLLRRVHVEDGLMAHQFGASYDSYRAQVPALIPRLRPTRAGPRPVGHERQ from the coding sequence ATGGAACCTCTGCGCTCGGCACTTGTCGTTGTCACCGACGTCTGCTTCCTGGTCTTTGTCGTGTCCTGGATCGCGGGTGCCGTCCACTTCGGCGCGAAGAGCCAGGCGGGCCTGCACGGCTGGGTGCGTGGACTGCGTCGCACACTGCCTCGCCGGGTGTTGCTGATCGCAGGCGTCTACGTCCTCTTCACGCTGGTCGGACACTCGCGGGGCTTCTGGCGCCATCTCCAGTACTGGCAGCCCGAGCTAGCACTCCTGGGCGGGCTGCTCGCCATCGCCTCGACCGCTCTGCTGCTGTGGGCCCGCTGGGTCCTGGGCACGATGTGGGCCAGCGTCCCGACGGTCCAGGAGCATCACGAGCTGCGCACGGACGGCCCTTACCGGCTCGTCCGTCACCCCATCTACACGGGACTGCTCGGCCTGCTCCTCGGCGCCACGCTGGCCTGCGGATTCGGTGTCTGGACGGCGTTCCTGGCGGTCGCCGTCCCGTGGCTGCTGCGCCGTGTGCACGTCGAGGACGGGCTCATGGCGCACCAGTTCGGCGCGTCCTACGACTCTTACCGCGCCCAGGTCCCGGCACTGATCCCAAGACTGCGCCCCACCCGGGCGGGCCCCCGCCCGGTCGGCCATGAGCGGCAGTAG
- a CDS encoding ferritin-like domain-containing protein yields MAAGAPVAAGGPVQAAVQSASGPAAAPGHQSVARLLAVPEESRRDDWLRSALQVAVALELATIPPYLCGWWSIRDRGSEAARLIRRIVGDEMFHLGVVCNLLVAIGGRPRIRDAAPTYPGPLPGGVHAGLTVYLSGLTKTYVHDVMMGIEVPHRPLARSIDTSPSVGTFYSDILKTFRSVAPELSARGQLSTRIGSDVLEPVETPDDVERAIEIIKEQGEGTASSPATAFDDDYPAHYYAFGEIYHGRRLRDNDGDWEFNGAPVRFPDARPMAPVPEGGWPNPPGEVRRLLESFDTTYNSLLRTLETAWAGGGHRSLHAAIHIMRGLETPAVELMERPIPDAPGNYGPQFRAF; encoded by the coding sequence TTGGCGGCCGGTGCGCCGGTGGCGGCCGGCGGTCCGGTGCAGGCAGCCGTGCAGTCGGCCAGCGGGCCGGCTGCCGCGCCCGGCCACCAGTCGGTGGCGCGTCTGCTGGCCGTGCCCGAGGAGAGCCGCCGGGACGACTGGCTCAGATCGGCCCTCCAGGTCGCCGTGGCGCTCGAACTCGCCACCATCCCGCCCTACTTGTGCGGCTGGTGGTCCATCAGGGATCGCGGCAGCGAGGCCGCGCGGCTGATCCGGCGCATCGTCGGCGACGAGATGTTCCACCTGGGCGTGGTCTGCAACCTGCTCGTGGCCATCGGCGGGCGGCCGCGGATCAGGGATGCGGCGCCCACCTACCCCGGCCCGCTGCCCGGCGGTGTGCACGCCGGGCTGACCGTCTATCTGTCGGGCCTGACCAAGACGTACGTGCACGACGTGATGATGGGCATCGAAGTCCCTCACCGTCCGCTCGCCCGGAGCATCGACACCTCGCCGAGCGTCGGCACCTTCTACAGCGACATCCTCAAGACGTTCCGGAGCGTGGCGCCGGAACTGTCGGCGCGGGGACAGCTGTCCACGCGCATCGGCTCCGACGTGCTGGAGCCGGTGGAGACTCCCGACGACGTCGAACGCGCCATCGAGATCATCAAGGAACAGGGCGAGGGCACCGCCAGTTCCCCCGCCACGGCCTTCGACGACGACTACCCGGCGCACTACTACGCGTTCGGCGAGATCTACCACGGCCGACGTCTGCGCGACAACGACGGCGACTGGGAGTTCAACGGCGCGCCCGTGCGCTTCCCCGACGCGCGCCCCATGGCGCCGGTTCCGGAAGGCGGGTGGCCCAACCCGCCGGGAGAGGTGCGGCGGCTCCTGGAGAGCTTCGACACCACCTACAACAGCCTCCTCCGCACCCTTGAGACGGCCTGGGCCGGCGGCGGCCACCGCTCCCTGCACGCGGCCATCCACATCATGCGCGGGCTGGAGACTCCCGCGGTGGAGCTGATGGAACGCCCGATCCCCGACGCACCGGGCAACTACGGCCCGCAGTTCCGCGCCTTCTGA
- a CDS encoding oxidoreductase: MSAIENGSEKRELVGKRALVTGGSRGIGAAVVRQLLDAGAEVLTTARSATSTVPEGALFVDADVRTRAGAQALAEAAQKALGGVDILVHNAGGARPHQDASVIPDEEWQDALDLNYLASVRLDSLLVPGMRERRSGMIVHISSAAVLAPLGQFLHYTAAKAALENYSRGMASELAPFGIRVNTVSPGRTATPGGEATREQWANLNAAPGRTNAGDTPPLGRDGRPEDIADAVLFLASDRASWLTGSNLIVDGGEFPRG, from the coding sequence ATGAGCGCGATCGAGAATGGATCGGAAAAGCGTGAACTCGTGGGCAAGCGGGCCCTGGTCACAGGTGGGTCCCGTGGAATCGGCGCGGCCGTGGTGCGCCAACTCCTCGACGCGGGCGCCGAAGTGCTCACGACTGCCAGGTCGGCGACGAGCACGGTGCCGGAGGGAGCCCTCTTCGTGGACGCCGACGTGCGGACACGGGCAGGAGCGCAGGCGCTCGCCGAGGCCGCGCAGAAGGCGCTCGGCGGGGTGGACATCCTGGTCCACAACGCGGGTGGGGCGCGACCTCACCAAGACGCCTCGGTCATCCCCGACGAGGAATGGCAGGACGCGCTGGACCTCAACTACCTGGCGTCGGTGCGGTTGGACTCGCTGCTGGTGCCGGGGATGCGGGAACGCCGTTCGGGGATGATCGTGCACATCTCCTCGGCCGCGGTCCTCGCCCCGTTGGGACAGTTCCTGCACTACACGGCGGCGAAGGCGGCGCTGGAGAACTACAGCCGGGGAATGGCCTCGGAGCTGGCTCCGTTCGGGATCCGGGTCAACACCGTGAGTCCTGGCCGAACCGCCACCCCCGGCGGCGAAGCGACACGGGAGCAGTGGGCGAATCTGAACGCGGCGCCGGGCCGGACCAACGCCGGCGACACCCCGCCGCTGGGGCGCGACGGCCGGCCCGAGGACATCGCCGACGCGGTGCTGTTCCTCGCGTCCGACCGGGCGAGCTGGCTGACCGGGAGCAATCTCATTGTGGACGGCGGTGAATTCCCCAGGGGCTGA